From Acidobacteriota bacterium, a single genomic window includes:
- a CDS encoding sigma-70 family RNA polymerase sigma factor, producing MGTNLLDFTRLAEEYGKMSEIDIARLAADGDELAFAEIVRRFSPRVFSYSSRFFRRHSLVEEAAQEVFLKAFTQLGNFEGRGSLEGWLTRITVTTCINILRSSKPQSELTLSDLNEDESNWLEERLINAASLEHQTQEDKLIAADLVGRVLDTLQPEESLLVQMLDGEGASVKEVSAATGWSEAKIKTKAFRVRRRMRESITKLLNAKDGKLRRIEL from the coding sequence TTGGGAACGAATTTACTCGACTTTACACGCTTGGCGGAAGAATACGGGAAAATGAGCGAGATCGACATCGCGCGGCTCGCGGCCGACGGCGATGAGCTTGCGTTTGCCGAGATCGTCCGTCGTTTCAGTCCGCGCGTTTTCAGTTATTCCTCTCGGTTCTTCCGCCGTCACAGCCTGGTTGAAGAAGCGGCGCAGGAAGTGTTTCTGAAGGCGTTCACGCAACTCGGGAATTTTGAAGGCCGCGGATCGCTCGAAGGCTGGCTGACGCGGATCACGGTCACGACCTGCATCAATATCCTGAGGTCTTCGAAGCCGCAGTCGGAGTTGACGCTTTCGGATCTGAACGAGGATGAGTCGAATTGGCTGGAAGAACGGCTGATCAACGCCGCGTCGCTCGAACATCAGACGCAGGAAGATAAACTTATCGCCGCCGATCTGGTGGGCCGCGTGCTCGATACGCTTCAGCCCGAAGAATCGCTTCTGGTTCAGATGCTCGACGGCGAAGGGGCGTCCGTCAAGGAGGTGTCGGCGGCGACCGGGTGGAGCGAAGCTAAGATCAAGACGAAAGCGTTTAGGGTCCGGCGTCGGATGCGTGAATCGATCACGAAATTGCTAAACGCGAAGGATGGAAAACTCCGAAGGATTGAATTATGA
- a CDS encoding efflux RND transporter periplasmic adaptor subunit, which translates to MRFHNRGRAAGVLLPVLASTLFIAACGRSESRSANLANNAQKTEGDVITVTQAKSVSREVPTFIPSTGTLVADESSDVAPKVGGKIVSVSADLGQFVRQGAVIARIDDRDATLALAQSKSKLNQAIAGVRQAEVKLGLSPNGKFDSSRIPEVRSAAAGYEQAQTELRQAEANEKRYRELVETGDVAMITYEQFRTNRDTARTRANSAKQQLEIAINAAKQSDQAIRTAETAVESARLDVASAEKAIQDTIIRAPFSGFVSERPTAVGEFVSSSSVIVKLLRTNPIKVQMQVAEADVPFVGIGRGVTLQVDAYKDRNFGGRVTAVNPLIDPNSRSAIVEAEVENGDNALRAGMFVTAKITREGGNVGVFVPKEAVLEDQSTQNFRVYVIVDGIAKQRTVQRGGEENGMVQILNGVQADETVATSNLKQLFEGAKVQF; encoded by the coding sequence ATGCGTTTTCATAACCGCGGTCGAGCCGCCGGAGTTTTACTTCCGGTTCTTGCTTCGACTCTATTTATCGCCGCTTGCGGCCGGTCGGAATCGCGATCGGCGAATCTTGCGAACAACGCGCAAAAGACCGAGGGAGACGTCATCACGGTGACGCAGGCGAAGTCCGTGTCGCGGGAGGTTCCGACCTTCATCCCGTCGACCGGAACGCTCGTCGCGGACGAAAGTTCGGACGTCGCGCCAAAGGTTGGTGGCAAGATCGTCAGCGTTTCGGCGGACCTCGGTCAGTTCGTACGGCAGGGCGCGGTCATCGCCCGTATCGATGACCGCGACGCAACGCTTGCGCTGGCACAATCCAAATCGAAATTGAATCAAGCGATCGCCGGCGTGCGGCAGGCCGAGGTCAAACTCGGACTCTCGCCGAACGGCAAGTTTGATTCGAGCCGGATACCCGAGGTACGCTCGGCTGCCGCCGGTTACGAACAGGCGCAAACCGAACTCCGGCAGGCTGAAGCAAATGAAAAGCGATATCGCGAACTTGTCGAAACCGGCGATGTCGCGATGATCACTTATGAACAGTTCCGGACGAACCGCGACACCGCGAGGACGCGCGCGAACAGCGCGAAACAGCAACTCGAGATCGCGATAAACGCCGCCAAACAAAGCGATCAGGCGATCAGAACCGCCGAAACCGCGGTCGAATCGGCGCGACTCGATGTCGCGAGCGCCGAAAAAGCGATCCAAGACACGATCATCCGGGCACCGTTCTCCGGATTTGTCAGCGAGCGCCCGACGGCCGTCGGCGAGTTCGTTTCGTCGTCCTCGGTTATCGTCAAACTCCTTCGCACGAATCCTATAAAGGTCCAGATGCAGGTCGCCGAGGCCGATGTTCCATTTGTCGGAATCGGCCGCGGTGTGACCTTGCAGGTCGACGCCTACAAGGACCGGAACTTTGGCGGACGGGTAACGGCGGTCAATCCTCTGATCGATCCGAACTCGCGTTCGGCAATCGTCGAGGCCGAGGTCGAAAACGGCGACAACGCGCTTCGGGCCGGGATGTTCGTCACCGCAAAGATCACCCGCGAAGGCGGAAACGTCGGGGTTTTCGTCCCGAAAGAAGCGGTGCTCGAAGATCAGAGCACGCAAAATTTCAGGGTCTACGTCATCGTTGACGGCATCGCCAAACAGCGAACCGTTCAACGCGGAGGCGAAGAGAACGGAATGGTCCAGATACTTAACGGCGTTCAGGCCGACGAGACCGTTGCGACGAGTAACCTCAAGCAATTGTTCGAGGGAGCAAAAGTCCAGTTTTGA
- a CDS encoding efflux RND transporter permease subunit, with product MQWLAEICVHRPVFATVIVMFLTVVGGFSFFTLGVDRFPKIDVPTISISTSNQGAAPAEIETEVTDIIEGAVNTVPGIDQMTSSSSRGQSNVTLNFNLEKDPDQAFQEIQQKLATAVSRLPETADPPVVRKSDPDSMPVLMYAISAPRDLVALNDFVETQIQERIQSVDGIGEVVIFGGRQRQVKVLIDPTRLRAFNLSITDVSSAIRNQNLELPGGNITEGARTSGVRTISKLTEISQFNDIVITTRNGFAIKIRDIGRVEDGAADASSAASLDGVQSLYLAVRKQSGSNTIALIKGVKARMDQIIPTLPSDMKVVVTRDQSEFIENSLYAIEEHLVLGGVFAALIVFFFLWNIRSTVIAALAIPTSIIAAFAAIAALGYSLNQMTMLALTLMVGIVIDDAIVVLENIYRFVEEKGMSPFQAAIEGTREIGLAVLATTLSLLAVFIPVGFMTGMVGRFMSSFGLTAAAAIAVSLIVSFTLTPMLAARWIKPKSQAEDDGGEQDSAVSNESKDGLFYRKIDGVYTWLLTGAMRFRWLVVLICVLVVASIYPLFKYVGMAFLPDEDESAFQISLRGPQGTSLSATQSILDRIARDVREQLPGVRATLVQAGGMFGGGGGNSGNVNISLLPTSEREFSQAELITKTRQIIKKYQSPEYRINASAQSSISGSLGLGRGGSAIGYYLSGPDMGQLAKYADELVGKMKQDPTFRDPDSSFDVGTPEIQISIDRAKAADFGVRAGDVATAVNTLQAGQRVTTFSQNNKQYDVVLQADESYRRDRNSLQYFTVFSARGGSIGLDRLVKIEEGRSPSSISRLNRQRQISVSAGLPPNASESDALRKLEGYVKELNLPAEYSAGVTGQSKELQKAYSAFMLAFLLSFVFMYLILAAQFESFIHPVTILLTLPLSVPFALLSTAIAGQTLNIFSALGILLLFGVVKKNAILQIDHTNHLREKGMNRYEAIIQANRDRLRPILMTTLALVAGMIPLILGTGAGAATNRSIGILVVGGQSLCLLLTLLAVPVFYSLFDDVGQSHAIRRLGSKFSWVGARLRPVTGFLADLATLFTRSARRKKQEDSED from the coding sequence ATGCAGTGGTTAGCCGAAATTTGTGTTCATCGACCGGTCTTTGCGACCGTGATTGTGATGTTCCTGACGGTGGTCGGCGGATTCAGTTTCTTCACGCTCGGCGTTGACCGGTTTCCGAAGATCGATGTTCCGACGATCTCGATCTCGACGTCGAACCAGGGCGCGGCGCCGGCCGAGATCGAAACCGAGGTCACGGACATCATCGAGGGTGCGGTCAATACGGTTCCCGGTATCGACCAGATGACCTCCTCGTCGTCGCGCGGCCAATCCAACGTCACGCTCAACTTCAATCTCGAAAAAGATCCCGATCAGGCGTTTCAGGAGATCCAGCAGAAACTCGCGACGGCCGTCAGCCGGCTTCCCGAAACCGCGGATCCGCCGGTAGTACGCAAGTCCGACCCGGATTCGATGCCGGTTTTGATGTACGCGATCAGCGCGCCGCGCGATCTCGTGGCGCTTAACGATTTCGTCGAAACGCAGATCCAGGAACGAATTCAGTCGGTTGACGGCATCGGCGAAGTCGTGATCTTTGGTGGCCGGCAGCGACAGGTCAAGGTCCTTATCGATCCGACGCGGCTTCGGGCGTTCAATCTGTCGATCACCGACGTTTCATCCGCGATCCGCAACCAGAACCTCGAATTGCCCGGCGGAAACATCACCGAGGGCGCGCGGACGTCCGGAGTCCGGACGATCAGCAAACTGACTGAGATCAGCCAGTTCAACGATATCGTCATCACCACGCGGAACGGTTTCGCGATAAAGATCCGCGACATCGGACGGGTTGAGGACGGCGCGGCGGACGCCAGTTCGGCGGCTTCGCTCGACGGCGTTCAATCGTTGTATCTTGCGGTTCGCAAGCAGTCCGGATCGAACACGATCGCATTGATCAAAGGTGTCAAGGCGCGTATGGATCAGATCATTCCGACGCTGCCGTCGGATATGAAGGTCGTCGTTACGCGCGACCAGTCGGAGTTCATTGAGAACAGCCTCTACGCGATCGAGGAGCACCTTGTCCTCGGCGGCGTTTTCGCCGCGCTGATCGTTTTCTTCTTTCTTTGGAACATTCGTTCGACGGTCATTGCCGCGCTCGCGATCCCGACCTCGATCATCGCAGCCTTCGCGGCGATCGCCGCCCTCGGATATTCGCTGAATCAGATGACGATGCTTGCGCTTACGCTGATGGTCGGGATCGTCATCGACGACGCGATCGTCGTTCTGGAGAACATTTATCGCTTCGTCGAAGAAAAGGGTATGAGTCCGTTTCAGGCGGCGATCGAAGGCACGCGCGAGATCGGGCTCGCGGTTTTGGCGACGACGCTTAGTCTGCTCGCGGTCTTCATTCCGGTCGGATTTATGACCGGGATGGTTGGCCGCTTTATGTCGAGCTTCGGTTTGACGGCCGCGGCCGCGATCGCGGTTTCATTGATCGTTTCGTTCACGCTCACGCCGATGCTCGCGGCCCGCTGGATCAAACCGAAGTCACAGGCCGAGGATGACGGCGGGGAGCAAGATTCCGCTGTTTCGAACGAAAGCAAGGACGGTTTGTTCTATCGGAAGATCGACGGTGTTTATACCTGGCTTCTGACCGGCGCGATGCGTTTCAGGTGGCTCGTCGTTCTGATCTGCGTTCTTGTCGTCGCTTCGATCTATCCGCTGTTCAAGTATGTCGGGATGGCGTTTTTGCCGGACGAAGACGAATCGGCATTCCAGATCTCGCTTCGCGGTCCGCAGGGCACCTCGCTGTCGGCGACGCAATCGATTCTCGACCGGATCGCCCGCGATGTCCGCGAACAGCTTCCGGGAGTTCGCGCGACGCTCGTTCAGGCCGGCGGAATGTTCGGCGGCGGCGGAGGCAACTCGGGCAACGTCAACATCAGTCTCCTTCCGACGAGCGAGCGAGAATTCTCGCAGGCGGAACTGATCACGAAGACGCGCCAGATCATCAAGAAATACCAGTCTCCCGAATATCGCATCAACGCCTCCGCGCAGTCGTCGATCTCGGGCAGTCTCGGGCTCGGCCGGGGCGGTTCCGCGATCGGATATTATCTTTCGGGTCCGGATATGGGGCAGCTCGCTAAATACGCCGACGAGCTCGTCGGGAAGATGAAACAGGATCCGACTTTCCGTGACCCGGACAGTTCGTTCGATGTCGGAACGCCGGAGATCCAGATCTCGATCGACCGCGCAAAAGCGGCCGATTTCGGCGTCCGGGCGGGCGATGTCGCAACGGCGGTGAACACGCTTCAGGCGGGTCAGCGGGTAACAACGTTCAGTCAGAACAACAAACAGTACGACGTGGTCCTGCAGGCCGACGAAAGTTATCGCCGCGACCGCAACAGTCTCCAGTATTTCACGGTATTCTCAGCGCGCGGCGGATCGATCGGGCTCGATCGTCTGGTCAAGATCGAAGAGGGCCGGAGCCCGTCGTCCATCAGCCGTCTTAACCGTCAACGGCAGATCTCGGTCAGCGCCGGACTTCCCCCGAACGCTTCGGAGTCGGACGCGCTGCGAAAACTCGAAGGCTACGTCAAGGAGCTCAACCTGCCGGCCGAGTATTCGGCGGGCGTTACCGGACAATCGAAGGAGCTCCAGAAGGCGTACAGCGCTTTTATGCTCGCGTTTCTGTTGTCCTTCGTCTTTATGTATCTGATACTCGCGGCCCAGTTCGAATCGTTCATCCATCCGGTGACGATCCTTTTGACGCTGCCGCTTTCGGTGCCGTTCGCGCTGCTTTCGACGGCGATTGCCGGTCAGACGCTGAACATTTTCTCGGCGCTCGGAATTTTGCTGTTGTTCGGAGTCGTCAAGAAAAACGCCATTTTGCAGATCGACCACACGAATCACTTACGCGAAAAGGGAATGAATCGTTACGAAGCGATCATCCAGGCGAACCGCGATCGGCTGCGCCCGATCCTGATGACGACACTGGCGCTCGTCGCCGGTATGATCCCGCTCATCCTCGGCACCGGGGCAGGCGCGGCGACGAACCGTTCGATCGGCATCCTCGTCGTCGGCGGACAGTCGCTCTGCTTGCTGCTGACGCTGCTCGCGGTTCCGGTGTTTTATTCGCTGTTCGATGACGTCGGCCAATCACACGCGATCAGGAGACTCGGGAGCAAATTCAGTTGGGTCGGCGCGCGGCTGAGGCCGGTGACGGGCTTTCTCGCGGACCTGGCGACGTTGTTCACGCGGAGCGCGCGCCGGAAGAAACAAGAAGATAGTGAAGATTGA
- a CDS encoding TolC family protein has translation MKKFVFSLTIGLLAAFTSLAQDPTPTATPSKLPDDVPPIAPDFRAPVRPMPSLERVGVDVANQLPISLNDAIKLALDNNNDIATSKKDVEIAEFNLRGADAVYAPNFTSDTFYERRTTPTASIIGGAVNGAVTLSTLSSTAGVGGFSRFAGGSYNLGFSSSRTNTSNLNATLNPQFPTALSFLYVQPLLRGRRFDNQRRTIEIAKRSLSITDEQFRQTAVEVIANVEQAYWDLAYSLRNLQVQIDAVKQARLQLESNQRLVAKGVIAPIDVVASNAQITTFEQGVYAAQDTVTQAENRLKTLMLPNRANAMWSRALVPVSPIEVEVPRVPLEKAVETALTNRQEIAQLKTSAEINKINERYFRDQTKPQVDLTGSYTSSGLAGATTAASINPATGLSRVPDNLVGGYFNSLGNLITQDYPTFRIGLTITFPFGNRVAKANLGRTLAEASQLENSTAQVEQTIEAEVRNALQSLRSAEARLQAAAATRASAEQLYESEERQFRAGTTTVFLVFQRQNELIAARGRELQAQTDLNKAISNFQRATGTTLEVNSVEITKETTPSRFIIRRPADFGSRVFTAGKKE, from the coding sequence ATGAAGAAGTTTGTTTTCAGCCTGACGATCGGATTGCTCGCGGCATTTACGTCGCTCGCCCAAGATCCGACGCCAACCGCGACGCCTTCAAAACTCCCGGACGACGTCCCGCCGATCGCCCCGGATTTCCGCGCGCCGGTACGGCCGATGCCGTCGCTCGAACGCGTCGGCGTCGATGTCGCGAATCAACTTCCGATCTCGCTCAATGACGCGATCAAGCTTGCACTCGACAATAACAACGATATCGCGACTTCCAAAAAGGACGTCGAGATCGCCGAATTCAATCTCCGCGGCGCTGACGCCGTTTACGCGCCGAACTTTACGTCGGACACTTTCTACGAACGCCGTACGACGCCGACGGCATCGATCATCGGCGGCGCCGTCAATGGCGCGGTCACGCTCAGCACGCTTTCGAGCACTGCCGGCGTCGGCGGCTTTTCGCGCTTTGCGGGCGGTTCGTACAATCTCGGGTTCAGTTCGTCGCGGACCAACACGTCGAATCTCAACGCGACTCTCAATCCGCAGTTTCCAACGGCGTTGTCGTTTCTTTATGTCCAGCCGCTCCTTCGCGGGCGCCGTTTCGACAACCAGCGGCGGACGATCGAGATCGCGAAAAGATCGCTGAGCATCACCGACGAGCAGTTTCGGCAGACCGCTGTCGAAGTCATCGCCAATGTCGAGCAGGCTTATTGGGACCTGGCGTACTCGCTGCGAAATCTCCAGGTTCAGATCGACGCCGTCAAACAGGCGCGGCTGCAGCTCGAAAGCAATCAGAGGCTCGTCGCAAAAGGCGTTATCGCGCCGATCGACGTCGTCGCCTCGAACGCCCAGATCACGACATTTGAACAGGGAGTTTACGCCGCGCAGGACACGGTCACGCAGGCCGAAAATCGACTCAAGACGCTGATGCTTCCGAATCGCGCGAACGCGATGTGGTCGAGGGCACTCGTCCCGGTTTCGCCGATCGAGGTCGAGGTTCCGCGTGTCCCGCTTGAGAAAGCCGTTGAAACCGCGCTCACGAATCGCCAGGAGATCGCGCAGCTAAAAACGTCAGCCGAGATCAACAAAATCAACGAGCGTTACTTTCGCGACCAGACAAAACCGCAGGTCGATCTGACGGGCAGCTATACCTCGAGCGGCCTCGCCGGTGCGACAACAGCGGCCTCGATCAATCCGGCGACCGGTCTGAGCCGCGTGCCGGACAACCTCGTCGGCGGCTATTTCAATTCGCTCGGCAATCTCATCACTCAGGATTATCCGACATTTCGCATCGGGCTGACGATCACGTTCCCGTTCGGCAACCGAGTCGCGAAAGCGAATCTCGGCCGGACGTTGGCGGAAGCGAGTCAGCTCGAGAATTCGACCGCGCAGGTCGAGCAAACCATTGAGGCCGAGGTCCGCAACGCGCTTCAGTCGCTTCGGTCGGCGGAAGCGCGTCTTCAGGCCGCCGCCGCGACGCGTGCCTCGGCCGAGCAGCTTTACGAGAGCGAGGAACGCCAGTTCAGGGCCGGAACGACGACCGTTTTTCTCGTCTTCCAGCGCCAGAACGAACTTATCGCAGCGCGCGGACGCGAACTGCAGGCACAGACTGATCTCAACAAGGCGATTTCCAATTTCCAGCGCGCGACCGGAACGACACTCGAGGTCAACAGCGTCGAGATCACGAAAGAGACAACGCCCTCGCGGTTCATCATTCGCCGTCCCGCCGATTTCGGTTCACGCGTGTTCACGGCCGGGAAGAAAGAATAG